The Verrucomicrobium spinosum DSM 4136 = JCM 18804 genome includes a region encoding these proteins:
- a CDS encoding phosphopantetheine-binding protein: MGMDSVELVMAVEEAFGIAISDQDASTAKTAGDLRDLILRALRNQNIQTNADQVWLKLKDIIADQLGVSPHQVTPETDFIRDLGVD; encoded by the coding sequence ATGGGCATGGATTCCGTTGAGCTCGTCATGGCGGTGGAGGAAGCGTTCGGCATCGCCATCTCTGATCAGGACGCCTCCACAGCGAAGACAGCGGGAGATCTTCGGGATCTCATCCTCCGGGCCCTGCGGAACCAAAACATCCAGACCAACGCTGACCAAGTCTGGCTGAAACTCAAGGACATCATCGCGGATCAGCTTGGCGTCTCCCCACACCAAGTCACACCTGAAACCGACTTCATCCGGGACTTGGGCGTCGATTGA
- a CDS encoding PSD1 and planctomycete cytochrome C domain-containing protein: MKRPSHFHLALSSGFTGLLLASPLVAATPTAEGMEFFEKKIRPVLVSACYDCHSVEAGKTKGGLAVDSREALLIGGDAGPSVVPGNLEKSKLIEAVRYKNRDLQMPPKNALTPAQIQDLEKWVAMGAPDPREGKTAAAAQAHGGVNRSINMEEGRKFWSFTPLAETTPPPVQNTAWVKSPIDAFLLAELEKQGIAPAPATDKRTLIRRATFDLTGLPPTAQEIDAFLADTSADAFSKVVERLLASPQYGERWARHWLDVARYADSNGMDENVAYGHAWRYRDYVVRAFNEDKPYDQFLVEQIAGDLLPARTEEERREGLTALGFLALGARVLAEPDVRKLEMDIIDEQLDTLGKAFLGMTLGCARCHDHKFDPITNKDYYALAAIFRSTKSLADEKLGAIKFWYEHSLATPDELAAKKKYEAEVAAQRSKVAKFSNETRAKLKQELQTNASEYLAAAALLPDDPNFAQVQKLAAERKLRPRYLLTARQYLTRTPEHPFYARWRELAAAGDQEGIRKYYGDVFTRSAAALTAAKAKDPKATAPVEPDLAEAHAALNDVAGLLVIPDKDADAFDGEMLATSEVMKDDLMSLEDKTPDPPSLMGVRDGAITKTLPIHIRGSYLTLGAEVERGFPEVMRTSFTKPILSAKQSGRLELARWMASSEHPLTARVMVNRLWRWHFGRGLVGSTDNFGILGDKPSHPALLDWLARCFIESGWSIKDMHRVLMKSSAYQMASTHPSAGQPSSGVVPAMLDPENKLLWRAHVQRLEAEQIHDAMLAASGSLSAQVGGKTVPLRNREFVFNHTSKDATQYKALRRALYIPIIRNHLFDLLEQFDYPDPTMPTGSRNATVVAPQALIMMNSPFAAQSAQRLCAKLLSDNGIPEARVQDAYVALYGRPASPHDVTRALTFVRQQGDTPEAWTLLCHTLMSANEFMYLR, encoded by the coding sequence ATGAAACGCCCTTCCCACTTCCACCTCGCTCTCAGCAGCGGGTTCACAGGTCTCCTGCTCGCCAGCCCGCTGGTGGCCGCCACTCCCACTGCGGAAGGCATGGAGTTCTTCGAGAAGAAGATCCGCCCCGTCCTGGTGAGCGCCTGCTATGACTGCCACTCTGTCGAAGCCGGGAAGACCAAGGGCGGGCTGGCGGTGGACTCCCGCGAAGCCCTGCTCATCGGTGGCGATGCCGGCCCCTCCGTGGTCCCGGGCAATCTGGAGAAGAGCAAGCTCATCGAGGCGGTTCGATACAAGAACCGCGACCTCCAGATGCCTCCAAAGAATGCCCTCACGCCTGCCCAGATCCAGGATCTGGAGAAGTGGGTGGCCATGGGCGCACCCGATCCCCGGGAGGGCAAGACCGCCGCGGCCGCACAAGCGCATGGTGGGGTGAATCGCAGCATCAACATGGAGGAAGGCCGCAAGTTCTGGTCCTTCACCCCGCTGGCCGAGACGACACCTCCACCAGTGCAAAACACCGCCTGGGTCAAATCACCCATCGACGCCTTCCTCCTGGCTGAACTCGAGAAACAGGGCATCGCGCCAGCCCCCGCCACCGACAAGCGGACGCTCATTCGCCGTGCCACCTTTGACCTCACCGGCCTGCCACCTACGGCGCAGGAGATTGACGCCTTCCTGGCCGACACCTCCGCCGACGCCTTCAGCAAGGTGGTGGAGCGCCTGCTGGCCTCCCCTCAATACGGCGAACGCTGGGCGCGCCACTGGCTTGATGTGGCCCGCTATGCCGACTCCAACGGCATGGATGAGAACGTGGCCTACGGCCATGCCTGGCGCTACCGGGACTATGTGGTTCGCGCCTTTAACGAGGACAAGCCCTATGACCAGTTCCTGGTCGAGCAGATCGCCGGTGACCTCCTGCCTGCCCGCACGGAAGAGGAACGTCGGGAGGGGCTGACCGCTCTGGGTTTCCTCGCCCTCGGGGCCCGGGTGCTCGCAGAGCCCGATGTCCGCAAGCTGGAGATGGACATCATCGATGAGCAGCTCGACACCCTGGGCAAGGCCTTCCTGGGCATGACCCTGGGCTGTGCCCGCTGCCATGATCACAAGTTCGATCCCATCACCAACAAGGACTACTACGCCCTGGCCGCCATCTTCCGCAGTACGAAGAGCCTCGCGGACGAGAAGCTGGGAGCCATCAAGTTCTGGTATGAGCACTCACTCGCCACACCGGACGAACTGGCCGCCAAGAAAAAGTACGAGGCAGAGGTGGCCGCCCAGCGGTCCAAGGTTGCCAAGTTCTCCAATGAGACCCGCGCGAAGCTGAAGCAGGAGTTGCAGACGAATGCGTCCGAATACCTCGCCGCGGCCGCACTTTTGCCGGACGACCCAAACTTTGCCCAGGTGCAGAAACTTGCGGCAGAGCGCAAGCTGCGCCCCCGCTACCTGCTCACCGCCCGCCAGTATCTCACCCGCACTCCAGAGCACCCTTTCTACGCCCGCTGGCGTGAACTCGCTGCTGCCGGTGACCAGGAGGGAATCAGAAAATATTACGGAGATGTATTCACGCGCTCGGCGGCAGCCCTGACCGCTGCCAAGGCCAAAGATCCCAAGGCGACCGCTCCGGTGGAGCCGGATCTGGCCGAGGCGCATGCCGCCCTCAATGATGTGGCCGGCCTGCTCGTCATCCCGGACAAGGATGCCGATGCGTTCGACGGCGAGATGCTGGCCACCTCCGAAGTCATGAAGGACGACCTCATGTCTCTCGAGGACAAGACGCCCGATCCCCCTTCCCTCATGGGCGTACGCGACGGCGCCATCACCAAGACCCTTCCGATTCACATCCGCGGCAGTTATCTCACCCTCGGAGCCGAGGTGGAGCGCGGCTTCCCAGAGGTCATGCGCACCTCCTTCACCAAGCCCATTCTCTCTGCCAAACAAAGCGGCCGTCTGGAGCTGGCCCGCTGGATGGCCAGCAGCGAGCACCCCCTCACCGCCCGGGTCATGGTCAACCGACTCTGGCGCTGGCACTTCGGCCGTGGGCTCGTCGGCTCCACGGACAACTTCGGCATCCTGGGTGACAAACCTTCCCATCCCGCCCTGCTCGACTGGCTGGCCCGTTGTTTCATCGAAAGCGGCTGGAGCATCAAAGACATGCACCGCGTGCTCATGAAGTCCAGCGCCTATCAGATGGCCTCCACCCACCCCAGTGCAGGCCAGCCCTCTTCGGGTGTGGTTCCCGCCATGCTCGACCCGGAAAACAAGCTCCTATGGCGCGCCCATGTGCAGCGTCTGGAGGCCGAGCAGATACACGACGCCATGCTCGCTGCCAGCGGCTCCCTCTCTGCCCAGGTCGGTGGCAAGACCGTGCCGCTGCGCAACCGGGAGTTCGTCTTCAACCACACGTCCAAAGACGCCACCCAGTACAAGGCTCTGCGGCGCGCCCTCTACATCCCCATCATCCGGAACCACCTCTTCGATCTACTGGAGCAGTTCGACTACCCGGATCCCACCATGCCCACCGGCAGCCGCAATGCCACCGTGGTGGCCCCGCAAGCGCTTATCATGATGAACTCGCCCTTCGCCGCCCAGTCGGCTCAGAGGCTCTGCGCGAAGCTGCTGTCGGACAACGGCATTCCCGAGGCCCGGGTTCAAGACGCGTACGTCGCCCTGTACGGTCGCCCGGCCTCGCCCCACGACGTCACCCGCGCGCTCACTTTCGTCCGCCAGCAGGGTGACACCCCTGAAGCGTGGACGCTGCTCTGCCACACCCTCATGTCGGCCAACGAATTCATGTACCTGCGATGA
- a CDS encoding carbohydrate binding domain-containing protein, translating to MKTTLPLSRLSFVGLAVMMMAALAGSCLAQQPDRKLDLLKNGSFEKGLEGWQTTSHRKNSKIEIDKVELYKGQPTLKIDNLGADDSLVMQKVTVKPVTRYRLTGFVKTKDIKPGEKEATVGANVCLRGGFERSENVMKTRTWGRLTLEFETGPKTEVEVGPRLGFFSSVVTGTAWFADLSLVELGPARR from the coding sequence ATGAAAACCACCCTTCCCCTGAGTCGCCTGTCTTTCGTTGGACTGGCTGTGATGATGATGGCCGCGCTTGCCGGCTCGTGCCTCGCCCAGCAGCCGGACCGTAAACTGGATCTCTTGAAGAACGGCTCGTTTGAAAAGGGTCTGGAGGGATGGCAAACCACCAGCCACCGCAAGAACAGCAAGATTGAAATCGACAAGGTGGAGCTCTACAAAGGGCAGCCGACGCTCAAGATCGATAACTTGGGAGCGGATGATTCCCTGGTGATGCAGAAGGTGACCGTGAAACCTGTGACCCGCTACCGCCTCACGGGTTTTGTGAAGACCAAGGACATCAAGCCTGGCGAGAAAGAGGCCACGGTCGGGGCCAATGTGTGCCTGCGAGGTGGGTTCGAGCGCTCAGAGAACGTCATGAAGACGCGGACCTGGGGGCGGTTGACGCTTGAGTTTGAAACGGGGCCAAAGACCGAGGTGGAAGTCGGGCCGCGGTTGGGCTTCTTCTCCTCTGTCGTGACCGGTACCGCATGGTTTGCCGATTTGTCGCTGGTGGAGTTGGGGCCGGCGCGGCGGTGA
- a CDS encoding DUF1501 domain-containing protein, producing the protein MNPFPASPLTRRAMLQRSAAGFGHLALASLLAQQSQGASAPVSPLAAKLPHHTARAKRVIFLFMKGGPSAVDTFDPKPLLDRDHGKAYPFAQPRVKFAETGKLLKSPWKFKQYGQSGLPVSELFPHVAQCADELCVIRSLHGTNPAHGGALLKLHTGSDVQVRPSMGSWITYGLGTENDNLPAFITICPTLAHGGVNNWGAAFLPAWCQGTPIGNAAVPSDQAMVKHIRNTQLSASLQRQQLDLLAQMNHEHLELTGPNQALEGRINSFELAFRMQMAMPDAQDVDNETEVTKKLYGMDNPVTSNFGRQCLMARRFIERGVRFVQVTHSDSEVQWDQHGNLYKGHSKNAAEVDKPIAGLLKDLRSRGLLQDTLVIWGGEFGRTPTAQGTDGRDHNPEGFTMWLAGGGVKAGSTYGATDDYGYFAQENKVHIHDFHATILALMGMDHEKLTYRYAGRDFRLTDVFGHVVKEVFA; encoded by the coding sequence ATGAACCCCTTCCCTGCCTCCCCCCTCACCCGCCGGGCCATGCTGCAGCGCAGCGCCGCAGGCTTTGGCCATCTGGCGCTTGCTTCCCTGCTCGCCCAGCAGTCTCAGGGTGCCTCCGCCCCGGTCAGCCCTCTCGCGGCCAAGCTGCCGCATCATACTGCCCGGGCCAAGCGGGTCATCTTCCTGTTCATGAAGGGCGGCCCCTCCGCCGTGGACACCTTTGATCCCAAACCGCTGCTCGACCGCGACCACGGCAAAGCCTATCCCTTTGCCCAACCGCGTGTCAAGTTCGCGGAAACAGGCAAGCTCCTGAAGTCCCCCTGGAAGTTCAAGCAGTACGGCCAGAGCGGCCTGCCCGTCAGCGAGCTGTTCCCTCATGTCGCCCAGTGTGCCGATGAACTCTGCGTCATCCGCTCCCTGCACGGCACCAACCCCGCTCACGGCGGTGCCCTGCTCAAGCTGCACACCGGCAGTGATGTCCAGGTGCGCCCCAGCATGGGCTCATGGATCACCTATGGGCTCGGCACCGAGAACGACAACCTGCCCGCCTTCATCACCATCTGCCCCACACTGGCCCATGGCGGCGTCAACAACTGGGGGGCCGCTTTCCTTCCCGCCTGGTGCCAGGGCACGCCCATCGGCAATGCCGCCGTGCCTTCCGACCAGGCCATGGTCAAGCACATCCGCAATACCCAGCTCAGCGCCAGCCTGCAACGCCAGCAGCTCGACTTGCTGGCCCAGATGAACCACGAGCATCTGGAACTCACTGGCCCCAATCAGGCACTGGAAGGCCGCATCAACTCCTTCGAGCTCGCCTTCCGCATGCAGATGGCCATGCCCGATGCCCAGGACGTGGACAATGAAACGGAGGTGACCAAGAAGCTCTACGGGATGGACAACCCCGTCACCTCCAACTTCGGCCGTCAGTGCCTCATGGCGCGGCGTTTCATCGAACGCGGCGTGCGCTTTGTCCAGGTCACCCACAGCGACAGCGAAGTGCAGTGGGACCAGCACGGGAATCTCTACAAGGGTCACAGCAAAAACGCCGCCGAGGTGGACAAGCCCATCGCCGGCCTCCTGAAGGACCTCCGCTCCCGCGGCCTGCTACAAGACACCCTCGTCATCTGGGGAGGCGAGTTCGGCCGCACCCCCACCGCCCAAGGCACCGATGGCCGCGACCACAACCCCGAAGGCTTCACCATGTGGCTCGCCGGCGGCGGCGTCAAAGCTGGCTCCACTTACGGTGCCACCGATGACTACGGCTACTTCGCCCAGGAGAACAAGGTTCACATCCACGACTTCCATGCCACCATCCTCGCCCTCATGGGCATGGATCACGAGAAGCTCACCTACCGCTACGCCGGCCGTGACTTCCGCCTCACGGACGTGTTCGGCCATGTGGTAAAAGAGGTGTTTGCGTAG
- a CDS encoding CHAT domain-containing tetratricopeptide repeat protein: protein MHPFKQQVVVSLLCLQVAIVSPCVLQAAGADLDALRAEANADQDKVLALSAGGRHSEAIKLAEATVARTKRVAGESTVDTSLALTVLADACFKARQFDKAKENFLAASKLTKKTLGPEDRWNSMNLQGLGRIALMEEKYNEALAYLQRALKTVESGPDKDDSYAASTLQYIGYLHVKQGKRPEAVKVYQRALSLAEKSVGKASRLYVGILSDCSKAHYDLDELDLAEAGYLECIGLWTKMGVSKDPILASNQLQLARVYVQLNNNDRAEERLKGAITIYDALPALPTEDHYTALFLLGKVHLRQLKFAEAESITLRARAVAEQNKAVPHSMALIDLQLGDILFAKGNLDKSRKHFEESVSRYESIFGIQSPYLISPLSSLFGLECRSNNLDAAESIGRRILTLAETRGDEGGLNTARSNLCALLAESGKLDEAIQLAELTAAYHCQWWEDILKFGSEEQLESSIRMAYQANLGPKLHSPQFAAREVLRYKGSISSALRERRARALSANRSKKVRLLEQANREALNRLAALHQTGASSNQIKAAHEEAEAAEKALNAELKNGPPLLDLQSVNATSVAAKLPSNSVLVEYFVDHEIPLTGAIKPKKLEGSFAAVVIAPGQEPKMVRLSSNEETATLRHMLTGIVKHPPKDTPKTELDERTKACAQALYTAVVAPLESSFPPGTDTLFLSLDSFLHGVPFAALIDQNGKFLCEKYVLQHLVSGRDLLKKPLPSDGSLTAVCFGNPDYFDLAPKNCARPGRPPLAAATENVYLPQLLGSSVEAEVFGELFSHAGWKTRTLEGTAASEKALRTLGSPRILHLATHGFFLRDADGTIQQNLGPTNSPFADSKFRSGFALAGGSTSFSLWRANQVPAFDNDGIFTAVDASQLDLRNTQLVTLSACETNAGLDMPGMGASSLQQSLLQAGTQHVMTTLWSISDLSTIKFMGEFYVQYLKTQNPVTAMNLNQRQLLRDWAEDHGWHFAIRHAAPFVLTSSQR from the coding sequence ATGCATCCATTCAAGCAGCAGGTCGTTGTTTCCCTCCTGTGTCTTCAAGTCGCCATCGTCAGCCCTTGTGTTCTCCAAGCTGCGGGAGCAGACCTCGACGCCCTCAGAGCTGAAGCCAATGCGGACCAGGATAAAGTTCTCGCATTGTCTGCCGGTGGACGCCACTCCGAGGCTATCAAACTGGCAGAAGCCACTGTTGCACGTACCAAACGTGTGGCCGGTGAATCCACAGTCGATACGAGCCTCGCCTTGACCGTTCTGGCCGACGCTTGTTTCAAAGCAAGACAGTTCGACAAGGCGAAAGAAAACTTTCTAGCCGCATCCAAGTTGACGAAGAAGACACTTGGACCCGAAGACCGTTGGAACTCCATGAATCTGCAGGGACTGGGTCGCATCGCCCTCATGGAGGAAAAGTACAATGAGGCGCTTGCCTATCTGCAACGAGCTCTAAAAACGGTGGAATCCGGACCTGACAAGGATGACTCCTATGCCGCGTCCACACTTCAGTACATCGGCTATCTGCACGTCAAGCAGGGGAAGCGGCCCGAAGCTGTGAAGGTTTATCAGCGAGCTCTGAGCCTTGCAGAGAAATCGGTGGGCAAGGCATCACGACTCTATGTTGGCATTCTGAGCGATTGCTCAAAAGCCCACTACGACCTGGATGAATTGGACCTTGCGGAGGCTGGATATCTCGAGTGCATTGGACTATGGACAAAAATGGGTGTTTCCAAAGACCCCATCCTGGCCTCGAATCAGTTGCAACTAGCGAGAGTTTATGTGCAACTCAATAACAATGATCGTGCCGAAGAACGGTTGAAGGGCGCGATCACCATCTACGACGCGCTTCCCGCCCTTCCCACAGAGGACCACTACACGGCCTTATTCCTCCTGGGCAAAGTGCATCTTCGACAATTGAAGTTCGCTGAAGCGGAATCCATCACACTGCGCGCCAGGGCCGTGGCAGAGCAGAACAAGGCCGTCCCTCACTCGATGGCACTGATCGACCTGCAACTGGGAGATATCTTGTTTGCAAAAGGAAATCTCGACAAGTCCCGCAAGCATTTCGAAGAGTCCGTCTCCCGCTACGAATCCATCTTTGGAATCCAGAGCCCCTACTTGATCAGCCCCCTTTCGTCGCTGTTTGGACTGGAATGTCGTTCAAATAACCTGGACGCCGCAGAATCCATTGGCCGTCGTATTTTGACCCTGGCAGAAACTCGCGGCGATGAAGGTGGTTTGAATACAGCCAGGAGCAATCTTTGCGCGTTGCTCGCCGAGTCAGGCAAACTGGACGAGGCTATTCAACTGGCGGAACTGACGGCTGCTTATCATTGCCAATGGTGGGAGGACATCCTCAAATTTGGTTCAGAGGAGCAGCTCGAATCGTCCATCCGAATGGCATACCAAGCCAATCTGGGGCCCAAACTGCATTCGCCTCAATTCGCCGCTCGTGAGGTGCTTCGTTATAAGGGCAGCATCTCCTCCGCGCTTCGCGAACGCCGGGCACGAGCTCTATCGGCCAACCGAAGCAAAAAAGTTCGCCTGCTGGAGCAAGCCAACAGAGAAGCTTTAAACCGCCTTGCTGCACTTCACCAGACCGGAGCTTCGTCGAATCAGATCAAAGCCGCCCATGAAGAGGCTGAGGCCGCTGAAAAAGCTCTCAATGCCGAACTCAAAAACGGGCCACCCCTGCTTGATCTGCAATCCGTCAATGCCACGTCGGTTGCCGCAAAGCTCCCCTCCAATTCCGTTTTGGTGGAGTATTTCGTCGATCATGAGATCCCTCTTACCGGCGCTATCAAGCCAAAGAAATTGGAAGGCAGCTTCGCAGCCGTTGTCATCGCTCCCGGGCAAGAACCAAAAATGGTGCGCCTGAGCAGCAACGAGGAGACTGCGACATTGCGTCACATGTTGACAGGCATTGTCAAACACCCACCTAAAGACACGCCAAAGACTGAACTTGATGAGCGGACGAAGGCTTGTGCCCAGGCTTTATACACCGCGGTGGTGGCTCCACTTGAGAGTTCATTCCCTCCTGGAACTGACACGCTGTTTCTGTCCCTTGACTCCTTTCTGCACGGCGTCCCCTTCGCCGCACTGATCGATCAGAACGGCAAGTTCTTGTGTGAGAAGTATGTTCTTCAGCATCTTGTCAGCGGTCGGGACCTGTTAAAAAAACCACTCCCAAGCGACGGTTCCCTCACCGCCGTCTGTTTTGGCAATCCAGACTACTTTGACCTTGCGCCCAAGAATTGCGCCCGACCTGGCAGGCCACCCCTGGCCGCTGCAACTGAGAATGTCTACCTTCCTCAATTGCTGGGTTCTAGCGTTGAAGCCGAAGTATTTGGTGAGCTCTTTAGCCATGCAGGCTGGAAGACACGAACCCTCGAAGGAACTGCCGCCAGCGAAAAAGCGCTTCGCACACTTGGATCTCCACGGATTCTTCATCTGGCTACGCACGGTTTCTTTCTCCGTGATGCTGATGGAACCATCCAGCAGAATCTTGGACCTACAAACTCTCCGTTTGCAGACAGCAAGTTTCGCAGTGGATTTGCCCTCGCCGGGGGTTCCACTTCATTCAGTCTCTGGCGCGCCAATCAGGTGCCCGCCTTCGACAACGACGGAATATTCACTGCGGTCGACGCCTCCCAGCTCGATCTACGCAACACCCAACTGGTGACACTCAGCGCCTGTGAAACAAATGCAGGCCTCGACATGCCGGGCATGGGTGCATCAAGCCTACAGCAATCTCTCTTACAAGCCGGCACGCAGCATGTGATGACCACGTTGTGGTCGATTTCAGATCTTTCCACCATCAAATTCATGGGGGAATTCTACGTCCAGTACCTCAAGACGCAGAATCCCGTGACGGCGATGAATCTGAATCAGCGGCAACTCCTACGGGACTGGGCTGAAGATCACGGCTGGCATTTCGCCATCAGGCATGCTGCTCCGTTTGTTCTCACCTCTTCCCAGCGCTGA
- a CDS encoding ATP-binding protein: protein MASYRLVEHTHEVLSQVDAVRYLAREAESTQRAFMLTKSEACFSDYHLHRHDAPRALETLARLVKDNPLQSLKMEPLRQVLAEHLNLLDENVNNADTIGSTTLAVQLEKSAGKSLELDHQISGVKTAELQLLDTRRDRFLDERRQFQRIAGISCVVGLLAVVAGAGIVFRECRNRMRYEARLAEARDAALDSVKTTSVFLASVGHEIRTPMNGVLGAADLLLRDTSLSARQRDGVETIRTSGKTLLAIINDILDLSKLQAGEMSFVTESFSPSAIVEDVLTHYADRATKKGLELTSHLEPDLPAQVMGDRQHFRQVLQNLVSNAVKFTNAGSVSIHVMRRRQMESENRICLRIDVRDTGPGITPEAQQRLFVPFAQASSKGGWRQGGTGLGLAVSQELVQRMNGTLNVESTPGQGAKFWFTVVFEAVAEPAAAQKLVPGALLIVENRALTAESVRTHASSWGLHPVIATSTKDLPDSFGVDSDGQPLPLCAVVVGSPQGESWQETVRVLRQKSGWTRCPVYLMSDGEGLDDEFVEKIGVAGLLTYPFRPSELYGFLSGTPVPPAAKLADRLELSSARILVADDNPVNQRVLKNQLEYLGMQVTPCSDGAEALKLAREGGHEVILLDCQMPVMDGFEATRKIREWESLTGAKRVPIIAVTAHVMAGDAELCLEAGMDGYLPKPVEVDRLQQALLAWLAPGTPTTAAPEAGAGNNTLPHSQPPVVDETQLKHCLTGDRSLDRELVRMAAEQMTEVLDQLDAALREDANTSWQQAAHLGRGSGATMGFTELSALFQRAEFDTIQKADRADILAELHEAVARLENRLHELGYPSAAQAS, encoded by the coding sequence ATGGCCAGCTACAGGCTGGTGGAGCACACCCACGAAGTGCTCAGCCAGGTGGATGCAGTACGTTACCTGGCACGTGAAGCTGAGAGCACGCAACGCGCCTTCATGCTGACCAAGAGCGAAGCTTGCTTCAGTGACTACCATTTGCACCGCCATGACGCCCCCCGGGCGCTGGAAACACTGGCCCGCCTGGTGAAGGACAATCCGCTCCAGTCCTTGAAGATGGAACCCCTCCGCCAAGTGCTCGCAGAGCACCTCAATCTTCTGGATGAGAACGTCAACAATGCAGACACCATCGGCAGCACCACGCTGGCCGTCCAATTGGAGAAGAGCGCGGGAAAGTCCCTTGAACTTGACCACCAGATCTCCGGGGTCAAGACAGCAGAGCTCCAGCTCCTGGATACCCGTCGGGACCGGTTTCTGGATGAGCGTCGCCAGTTCCAGCGCATAGCTGGCATCTCCTGCGTGGTAGGACTCCTTGCGGTGGTGGCCGGGGCTGGCATCGTGTTCCGGGAGTGTCGCAACCGCATGCGATACGAGGCGAGGCTGGCGGAAGCCCGTGATGCGGCGCTCGATTCCGTGAAGACCACTTCAGTCTTTCTGGCCTCTGTGGGTCACGAGATCCGCACTCCGATGAACGGGGTGCTGGGAGCAGCCGATCTGCTGCTTCGAGACACGTCTCTCTCCGCCAGACAACGAGATGGCGTGGAAACCATCCGCACTTCTGGAAAGACGCTGCTGGCGATCATCAATGACATCCTGGACCTCTCCAAACTCCAGGCGGGAGAGATGAGCTTCGTCACCGAGAGTTTCTCGCCCTCAGCGATCGTGGAGGATGTGCTCACGCACTATGCAGATCGTGCGACAAAGAAAGGCCTGGAGCTGACCTCCCATCTGGAGCCCGATCTGCCTGCGCAGGTCATGGGAGACCGGCAACACTTCCGGCAGGTGCTGCAAAACCTTGTCTCTAACGCTGTAAAGTTCACGAATGCCGGCAGTGTCTCAATTCACGTGATGCGCCGGCGTCAGATGGAGTCAGAGAACCGCATCTGCCTCCGCATCGATGTACGCGACACCGGACCCGGCATCACGCCCGAAGCCCAACAACGTCTCTTTGTGCCGTTCGCCCAGGCCAGTAGCAAAGGGGGCTGGCGTCAGGGCGGCACCGGCCTGGGGCTGGCCGTTTCCCAAGAGCTCGTGCAACGAATGAACGGCACCCTGAATGTGGAGAGCACTCCCGGGCAAGGGGCCAAGTTCTGGTTCACTGTGGTGTTCGAAGCAGTGGCTGAACCAGCCGCCGCACAGAAACTGGTGCCAGGGGCCCTACTGATAGTGGAAAACAGGGCGCTGACGGCAGAGTCCGTCCGCACCCATGCGAGCAGTTGGGGCTTGCATCCCGTCATCGCCACCAGCACCAAAGACCTCCCGGATTCCTTTGGGGTCGATTCAGACGGCCAGCCGCTTCCACTATGTGCAGTAGTAGTGGGCAGTCCCCAGGGGGAGAGCTGGCAGGAGACGGTGCGAGTACTCCGGCAGAAATCAGGGTGGACCCGGTGCCCCGTTTACCTCATGTCGGATGGTGAGGGCCTAGATGATGAATTCGTGGAGAAGATCGGCGTTGCCGGGTTGTTGACGTACCCCTTCCGTCCTTCAGAACTCTACGGTTTCCTTTCCGGCACTCCTGTGCCCCCCGCCGCAAAGCTGGCAGATCGCCTGGAGCTCTCTTCTGCCCGGATCCTGGTGGCGGATGACAACCCGGTGAACCAGCGTGTGCTGAAAAATCAGCTCGAATACCTGGGGATGCAAGTCACCCCATGTTCCGACGGTGCTGAGGCCCTGAAGCTTGCCAGGGAAGGGGGCCACGAAGTGATCCTGCTGGACTGCCAGATGCCGGTCATGGACGGGTTCGAGGCCACCCGAAAGATCCGCGAGTGGGAGAGCCTCACAGGAGCGAAACGCGTGCCCATCATCGCCGTCACGGCCCACGTCATGGCGGGGGATGCAGAACTCTGTCTTGAGGCAGGCATGGACGGCTACCTGCCCAAGCCGGTGGAGGTGGACCGCTTGCAGCAGGCCCTGTTGGCCTGGCTCGCCCCGGGCACGCCGACGACCGCTGCACCGGAAGCTGGCGCAGGAAACAACACCCTCCCCCACTCCCAGCCTCCGGTGGTGGATGAGACCCAGCTCAAGCACTGCCTGACGGGGGACCGCAGTCTTGACCGCGAGCTTGTGCGCATGGCCGCAGAGCAGATGACGGAGGTGCTTGACCAGCTGGATGCTGCCCTCCGTGAGGATGCCAATACTTCCTGGCAGCAGGCTGCCCACCTGGGCCGGGGCTCCGGAGCTACCATGGGATTCACCGAATTGTCCGCCCTCTTTCAGCGTGCGGAGTTCGATACCATTCAGAAAGCCGACCGGGCTGATATTCTTGCGGAGCTCCACGAAGCCGTCGCCCGGCTCGAAAACCGGTTGCACGAACTCGGCTACCCCTCTGCGGCCCAGGCCTCATGA